The following DNA comes from Streptomyces sp. NBC_00690.
CGGGGCATGCAACTGCTCAACGTGGCCCTGGGCGGCACCCTGCTCCAACATCTGGACGGCCACATGGAGGCGGAAGGAATCTTCGGCACCCATCCGGTGCGGCCGGTGCCGGGCACCCTGTACGCATCGATCGTGCCGGAGACCACGCAGGTACCCACCTATCACCACCAGGCCGTCGCCCAACTGGCACCCCGTCTCAGGGCGAGCGCCCATGCCGAGGACGGCACGGTGGAGGCGGTGGAGCCGGCGTTCCCAGGCGAAGGCTGGCTGCTGGGAGTGCAGTGGCACCCTGAGGTCGGGCGGGACCTTCGGATCGTGCGCGCGCTCGTCGCCGTGGCGTCCGGAGCCGAACCCTCCGTCAGCTCTTGGTCAGTCCCAACAGATCCCGCGCCGGCCCTGTCGGACGCTGGGCACGTCGCCAGACGGCCCGCAGCGCCCGCCGGAGCTCCACTCCCTCCACCCGTACCCTGATCAGTCGTCGTGCGGCGAACTCGTCGAGCACGGCGAGTTCGCTGAGCACCACCGGTCCGGCACCACTGACCGCAGCCGCCTTGACCGCTGTCGTCGAGCCCAGCTCCAGCAGCGGTTCAGCCGGCCCACCGCACGCGGCCAGTGCGGAGTCCAGCACCTGTCGCGTACCCGATCCCCGTTCCCGCAGGATCAGCGGGGCGACGGCCAGTTCGGCGGCGGTCAGGGGCGCCCGCCGACGTGCCCACTCGTGCAGCGGGGAGACCGCCACCACCAATCGGTCGTGGCCGATGACGGCCCCGTCCAAACCGTCGGGCACGGACAGGCCCTCCACGAACCCCAGCTCCGCATCGCCCGCGAGCAGTCGTTCCGCGACCGTCGCGGAGTTCCCCGCCAGGAGGGAGACCACGGTGTCCGGGCGCTGGGTGCGCAGGGCGATGAGCCAGCCCGGCAGCAAGTACTCGGCGATGGTCATCGAGGCCGCGACCCTCAGCCGCGAGTCCCGGCGCCCCCGCAGGGCCTGGGCTCCGGCGTCGAAGACCTCCGCCGCCTCCACGACCCGCCGCGCCCAGTCCGTCACCAGCGCCCCCGCCTCGGTGAGCCGGGAGCCCCGTGGCGAGCGGTCCACCAGGACCAGTCCCAGTTGACGCTCCATCGAACGGATGCGGCTGCTCGCCGCCGGTTGGGTGATCCCCATCTCGCGGGCCGCTCGGCCCAGACTGCCGTGCCGGGCGACGGCGAGCAGCAGCTCCAGGGCTCCGAGGTCGGGCACCCGGTGGGCCAGTGGGCCCCGCTCCACACGGTCATCGCTCATCAGTCCAGCTTATGAGGTCATAACGCGAAGATCCCTGGTGGGACGGGAGGAATCGGCCCACAGTGACGGCATGGCCCTGGCACCACCCGTACCCGCACCCGTCTCTGTCCCGCTGCCGCTTCTGCGGCACTTCACCCCCAACTGGTACGCCACCGTCATGGGCACCGCCATCGTGGCCAATGCGGGCGCGGCACTCGACGTTCCCGGCACCCGGCCGCTGCTGACCGCCGTGTGGGCGCTGTCAGCGGTGTTGCTGATCGCGGTGGTCACCGCCCGCCTCCTGCACTGGCGCCACCACCGCGACCGGGCCAGGGCTCATCTGCTGGATCCGACGATCGCGCCGTTCTACGGATGCGCCGCGATGGCGACACTCGCCGTGGGGGCCGGCACACTGCCCCTGGGCGCGCCCCTGATGGGGGCCGCGACAGCGGTACCGGTCGCCGTGCTGCTCCTGGTCCTGGGAACCGTCGCCGCCGTGGGTACGGCCACGGTGATCCCCTGGCTGATGGTGGTCAACCGGCGGATCGAGCCGGGCGCGGCGTCCCCTGTGTGGCTGCTGCCCGTGGTCCCCCCGATGGTGGCCGCCGCCTCCTGGCCCCCGCTCATCCCCGAGCTGCCCGCCGGTCAGTGGCACACCGCGGTGCTGCTGGCCAGCGCCGCGATGTTCGGTGTCAGCCTGCTGGGGACGCTCGTCGTCCTGCCGCTGGTCATCGCCCGACTGCTGCGCCGCGGCCCGCTCCCCCTCGCTCTCACTCCGGCCCTGTTCCTGGTCCTCGGGCCCCTGGGGCAGTCGACGACGGCCGCCGACGCAATGGCGTACGCGTCCCGAAGTGTGTTCCCGGCGCTCCAGCCGAGCACCGTTTCGGCGTTCGCCGTGGGCTATGGAGTGGTGGCCATGGGCTTTGCGCTGCTGTGGCTGCCCCTGGCCGGGATCGCGACGGTACGGGCGATGCGCCGGGGGCTGCCCTTCACCCTCGGGTGGTGGGCGTTCACCTTCCCGGTCGGCACCTGTGTCACGGGGGCGGCGGCGCTCGGCGAGAGGACGGAGCTCACCGCACCGACCCTGCTGGCGGGCGGGCTGTACGTCCTCCTCGTCACGGCGTGGGCGGTGGCCGGGGGTCGTACGGTGCGCGGGCTGTTCAGCGCAGAGCTGCTCGCAGCGCCGCACCCAGCACCGCGGGCGCCGTCACCAGGGACGGCCCGTACCAGGTGAGATGGCGACCGCTGACCAGGGCGGCGGGGAGGCGGGGAAAGGACTCGGGTCCGTCGTCGGTGGTGAAGCGGTACGGCTCGTCGGGGAGGACGACCAGATCGGCGCCGCTGCGGTGGAGTTCATCGATGGGTATCCGGGGGTAGCGGTCCGGGTGCCGTGCGTACACGTTGTCGACCCCGAGTCGGTGCAGCAGGTCCCCGGCGAAGGTGTCCCGCCCCAGCACCATCCACGGTCGCCGCCAGATGGGCACGACGGCGGCGACGGTGGGCACCGCGCCCGGCAGATCACCCGACCAGGCATCAGCGGCCCGATCCAGCCAGGCCGGCCGGTCCAGCCCGCAGCCGTCGACGAGGACGCGTTCCAATTCGCGCAGTGCCTGCTCCAGATCACGTACCTCGGTCAAGAGCACCGGGATGCCGGCGGCGCGCAGGGCGTCCAGGTCCGGTTGCCGGTTCTCCTCCTCATTGGCGATCACCAGATCGGGCGCCAGTCGGATCACGGCTGCCACATCGGGGTTCTTGGTGCCCCCGATGCGCGGTACGTCGAGGTCGGCGGGATGGGTGCACCAGTCGGTGGCCGCGATCAGCGCACCGGGCGCACTGACGGCCACGGCCTCGGTGAGGGAGGGGACCAGGGAGACGACCCGCGGCATCGCAGGTGTCCTGGCCACGGTCTAGCGCTCCGGGGGGCCGAGGTGATCGGCGACGGTGACCACGACGATCCGGGTCTCCGGGAGGGCGGCCCGCCAGCGGTGGCGTACGCCTCCGGACAGGAAGAGGGCGTCACCGCTGCCCAGTCGGTAGGCACGGCCCTCGGCCTCGACCTCGACCACCCCGTCGGCGACGTACATGATCTCGTCGTTGCGGTGCTCGAACTCGCCGTCGGTGTCGTGTTCGCCCGTGAACTCCAGCGCTTCCAGTTGGTGACGGCCGTGCACCAGCCGCCGGGTGGTGCCACCGCGAACGGCACGATCCGTATCGTCCAGCGCGGGTGGGGTGTCCGCCCGCACGACGGCGACGGTCCGCGCGGCATCGGACGCCGCGATCAATCGGCCCACCGTGGTTTCCAGGGCGCCGGCGACCCGCTCCAGGGAACGGTTACTGGGCCGGGCCCGCTCGTTCTCGATCTGGCTGAGGAAGGGCACCGACAGACCGCTGCGCTCGGCGACCACGGCCAGGGTGAGCTCAAGGGTACGGCGGCGCCGACGCACGGCCGCGCCCACCCGAAGGGGTTCGGTCTCCTTCGGGTCCTTGCCGTCCTTCGTGTCCATCCGCCCAGCTCCCCTTCCTGGTCCTGTCTCACCATACGCAGCTTCCGGGCTCGGTCGCTCGCATACGGTGCACGGGCCAGGCATCGAGGGGTACGCAGCGCCGGGGTGGCCCCCGCGACCAGCGGAGACCACCCCGTCACCACGCGTTACCAGCCGATGCTGCGGCGGTTGCGACTACTGCGCTGTCATCGCCTTCTCCACCTGCGGATTCTTAGTGAGCCAGGCGCGGACCGCATCCTGTTCCGCGCCCTTCCCCGCCTGCTGGATCTCCGCCTCCAGATCCGTCAGCTGCTTCTCGGTCAGCTGGAAGTCCTTCAGCCAGCGGGCGATCTCGGGCTCGTCGTCGGAGAAGCCCTTGCGGGCGACCGTGTGGACGCCGTCGCCCTCGCCCCAGGCGCCCTTGGGGTCCTTGAGCTTCTTCAGGTCGTGGGTGCTGTAGGCCCAGTGCGGGGACCAGAGCGTGGTGAGGACGGGTTCCTTCTTCTGGTAGGCGCGCTTCAACTCGGCGAGCATCCCGGGGGTGGACCCGTCGACAACGGTGTACTCACCCTCCAATCCGTACTGCGGGAGGACCTCGTCCTTGAGGAGCCCCATCATCCCGGCGCTCGGCTCGATGCCGATGATGCGGCCCTTGAAGGTGTCGGCCCGGCCCTTGAGATCGTCGAGGGAGTCGATGCCCTTGACGTAGGCGGGGACGGCGAGTTCCAGCGAGGTGGGGCCGTACCAGGAACCGAGGTCCTCCAGGTCCTTCCCGTACTTCTTCCAGTACGTGGCATGGGTGGTCGGCAGCCAGGCGTCGGTCTGGAAGTCGATCTGACCGCCAGCGAGCCCCGTGTAGAGCGCGCCGGCCTCCAGTTGCTGCGTCTCGACGGTGAAGTCGCGGCGCTCCAGGACCTCCTTCCACAAGAAGGTGGAGGCGATGCCCTCGTCCCAGGGGATGTAGCCGATGGTCACCTCTCGGCCCTTGCCAATCCCGGAGGTGTTCTTGCCGTCCCGGGTGTCATCGCCACTGGCGATGCCCATGCCTCCGGCGACCAGCGCAAGGATGACGGCGCCGACGAGGGCCACGACGGGTTGGGGGCGGTGGTTCCACA
Coding sequences within:
- a CDS encoding gamma-glutamyl-gamma-aminobutyrate hydrolase family protein — its product is MMEVTDMPRPLIGITTYLDTAAWGVWRRQAALLPADYPALVQRAGGVAVMLPPDPDPAAAHTAMARLDGLILAGGADVDPEHYGATPDPRAGPPAPERDHWELALIDAARAVGTPILGICRGMQLLNVALGGTLLQHLDGHMEAEGIFGTHPVRPVPGTLYASIVPETTQVPTYHHQAVAQLAPRLRASAHAEDGTVEAVEPAFPGEGWLLGVQWHPEVGRDLRIVRALVAVASGAEPSVSSWSVPTDPAPALSDAGHVARRPAAPAGAPLPPPVP
- a CDS encoding LysR family transcriptional regulator, which gives rise to MSDDRVERGPLAHRVPDLGALELLLAVARHGSLGRAAREMGITQPAASSRIRSMERQLGLVLVDRSPRGSRLTEAGALVTDWARRVVEAAEVFDAGAQALRGRRDSRLRVAASMTIAEYLLPGWLIALRTQRPDTVVSLLAGNSATVAERLLAGDAELGFVEGLSVPDGLDGAVIGHDRLVVAVSPLHEWARRRAPLTAAELAVAPLILRERGSGTRQVLDSALAACGGPAEPLLELGSTTAVKAAAVSGAGPVVLSELAVLDEFAARRLIRVRVEGVELRRALRAVWRRAQRPTGPARDLLGLTKS
- a CDS encoding TDT family transporter gives rise to the protein MALAPPVPAPVSVPLPLLRHFTPNWYATVMGTAIVANAGAALDVPGTRPLLTAVWALSAVLLIAVVTARLLHWRHHRDRARAHLLDPTIAPFYGCAAMATLAVGAGTLPLGAPLMGAATAVPVAVLLLVLGTVAAVGTATVIPWLMVVNRRIEPGAASPVWLLPVVPPMVAAASWPPLIPELPAGQWHTAVLLASAAMFGVSLLGTLVVLPLVIARLLRRGPLPLALTPALFLVLGPLGQSTTAADAMAYASRSVFPALQPSTVSAFAVGYGVVAMGFALLWLPLAGIATVRAMRRGLPFTLGWWAFTFPVGTCVTGAAALGERTELTAPTLLAGGLYVLLVTAWAVAGGRTVRGLFSAELLAAPHPAPRAPSPGTARTR
- a CDS encoding helical backbone metal receptor, encoding MPRVVSLVPSLTEAVAVSAPGALIAATDWCTHPADLDVPRIGGTKNPDVAAVIRLAPDLVIANEEENRQPDLDALRAAGIPVLLTEVRDLEQALRELERVLVDGCGLDRPAWLDRAADAWSGDLPGAVPTVAAVVPIWRRPWMVLGRDTFAGDLLHRLGVDNVYARHPDRYPRIPIDELHRSGADLVVLPDEPYRFTTDDGPESFPRLPAALVSGRHLTWYGPSLVTAPAVLGAALRAALR
- a CDS encoding helix-turn-helix domain-containing protein, which translates into the protein MDTKDGKDPKETEPLRVGAAVRRRRRTLELTLAVVAERSGLSVPFLSQIENERARPSNRSLERVAGALETTVGRLIAASDAARTVAVVRADTPPALDDTDRAVRGGTTRRLVHGRHQLEALEFTGEHDTDGEFEHRNDEIMYVADGVVEVEAEGRAYRLGSGDALFLSGGVRHRWRAALPETRIVVVTVADHLGPPER
- a CDS encoding ABC transporter permease/substrate binding protein, which gives rise to MPRIPLGDWVDRGVDWLQFHLSWLFEAISSLVTGMYEGIDAALSAPEPLLFAGILAVLAWWLRGLVAGGLAFVGFALIDSIELWDEAMSTLSLVLVATVVTLAIAVPLGIWAARSTTVSTVIRPVLDFMQTMPAMVYLIPGIIFFGVGVVPGIIATIVFSLPPGVRMTEHGIRQVDGELVEAADAFGTTPRNTLVRVQLPLALPTIMAGVNQVIMLGLSMVVIAGMVGGGGLGGAVYRAIGNVDIGLGFEAGVSIVVLAMYLDRITGELGRQVSPLGRRAIARAKEAAGGPSLWNHRPQPVVALVGAVILALVAGGMGIASGDDTRDGKNTSGIGKGREVTIGYIPWDEGIASTFLWKEVLERRDFTVETQQLEAGALYTGLAGGQIDFQTDAWLPTTHATYWKKYGKDLEDLGSWYGPTSLELAVPAYVKGIDSLDDLKGRADTFKGRIIGIEPSAGMMGLLKDEVLPQYGLEGEYTVVDGSTPGMLAELKRAYQKKEPVLTTLWSPHWAYSTHDLKKLKDPKGAWGEGDGVHTVARKGFSDDEPEIARWLKDFQLTEKQLTDLEAEIQQAGKGAEQDAVRAWLTKNPQVEKAMTAQ